From Portunus trituberculatus isolate SZX2019 chromosome 37, ASM1759143v1, whole genome shotgun sequence, one genomic window encodes:
- the LOC123513950 gene encoding titin homolog, with translation MVEPVAEPVVELVGEPVVKLVVEPVVEPLVEPVVEPLVEPVTEPLLQPMVEPMGNLVVEPMVEPVSEPVVELVGEPVVKLVVEPVVEPVVEPAIEPVVKPMVEPVVDPVVESVVKLVAEPVAEPVVEPLVEPVVEPVVESVTEPLLQPMVEPMGNLVVEPMVEPVAEPVVELVGEPVVKLVVEAVVKAVVEPVVEPVVEPLVEPVVESVIEPLVQPMVEPMGDLVVEPMVEPVVELVGEPVVKLVVEPVVELVVEPVVEPAIEPVVKPMVEPVVEPVVKLVAEPVVEPMVELVVHPVVEPVVELLMELVVEAVEPVIEPVVESVVESMVEAVVEPVMEPVVEPAVESFVEPVMEPVVVPVVELVVQPVVESLVEPVGEPVVEPVVEPVGQTVVEPVVELEVQPVVESLVESVMDSVVESVFKPIVEPLVEPVVETVLQLVIEPVVEPVVESVTEPLLQPMVEPMGNLVVEPMVEPMAEPVVELVGEPVVKLVVELVVEPVVEPVVEPVVEPVIEPLVQPMVEPMGNLVVEPMVEPVAEPVVELVGEPVVKLVVEPVVELVVEPVVEPAIEPVVKPMVEPVVEPVVEPVVKLVAEPVAEPVVEPLVEPVVEPVVESVTEPLLQPMVEPMGNLVVEPMVEPVSEPVVELVGEPVVKLVVEPVVKLVVEPVVELVVEPVVEPAIEPVVKPMVEPVVEPVVEPVVKLVAEPVAEPVVEPLVEPVVEPVVESVTEPLLQPMVEPMGNLVVEPMVEPVAEPVVELVGEPVVKLVVEPVVEPVVEPVVEAVVEPVVEPLVEPVVESVIETLVQPMVEPMADLVVEPMVEPVAEPVVELVGEPVVKLVVEPVVELVVVPVVEPVVEPVVEPVVEAVVESVVERMGKTVVEPVGELVVQPVVEPMVELVPVVEPMVEPLVEYVVEPGLEPVVNSVVEFVFEPLVELVFEPVVDSMVELVAEPVVERMIESVVESMVEPVVESVVESVVEPVVEPVVEPVVEPVVEPVVEPVVEPVVEPVAESVVDLVAETVKPVVEPVMEFVAEPVVEHVVEPVVDPVVEPFVDSVVKPLVEPVMESLVEPVVESVVDPVVESVFEPVVDSLVEPVLKSVVEPVVESVAEPVMDSLVEIVFEPEVVSLVEPVVEYVVEHVVEPVMEAMVDSVVEIVFEPLAEPMVEPEIEPLVEFMVEPLVQPMVEPLLEFVAEALVEPVVEILLEPMVSSGVEPLVEPIVEPLVELVVEPLVDSVVEIVLEPVVGSVVESLVEPVVETVGEPVVKPVEEPVAEPVMDLVEPVVDPVFEPVVEPVVQPVAEPMEEPIVEPVVEPVVESLVQPVVEPMVDPVVEPVVYPVVEPLLEPLVQPVGKPVVEPVVEPVVDPVEPVVEPVVKPVLEPVVDPLVEPVVEPVLESVIEPVVEPVIEPELEPVIEPELEPVVEPVAEHVVEPVVELVVEPVLEPVVEPVLEPVVEPVVELVVEPVVELVVEPVMEYVVEPMMEPVVQPVVEPVVEPVLDPVFEPVVEPVVEPMMENVVEPVVKLVVEPVVEPVVEPVLESVVEPLVEPVVEPVVELVVEHVVDPLVEPVVEPVLEPVVELVMESVVEPMMELVVEPVVDPMVEPVVEPVVEPMMEPVVEPVMEPVVEPVVDPLVEPVVEPMMEHVVEPVVELVVEPVVDPLVEPVVEPVLEPVVEPVVELVVEPVVDPLMEPVVEPVMEPVVNPLVEPVIEPVLELMVEPVLEPVVEPVMEPVVEPVVDSVNEIVFEPVVESLVEPVIEPAVEPMVEPVVDYVSEIVFEPVVDPVVEPDVETVVEPVDIPMIVVVAEPVLEPVVDSVAEIVFEPVVEPVMESLVEPVVEPVVERVMEPVVKPVVDPMFDLVVEPVVEPLVEPLVESEVELIFEPEVEPVFESVVELVEPVVEPLVQPVVEPQVEPVFESLVEFVIEHEVEPVVEPVVELPVEPVLEAVVEPFFEPVVESVIEPVMNFVVEPVVELVVESVVEPLVEQDIEPLVEPLCGKEVELVVEGDMGLVFEPDKESMYDPSKECMVETEIEFLVEHDVDASKHEIEFEVESFVEFELESVSDIGFESVVQSMDEVVFEPNIESLFEYKGDPLAEFEYKDVKAESDYHSVIKNDSDSLLEGIVGSVVEGEDGSVEEVENDFRIQPEIIVMELVECGNEQKIMLVESDNESFVESEIMFVNKPKIETESELKDKSVVETESELRGVGLQDESVVNLEVEFDIHERKYIDEKDIGYEPIPMADEYFYPLCNINSSNYIDLDPIYTIRVNLNSSKTFEDFSETVDYVERLMGSTHECQEVHIVKKNLLGVSYYQVVIGQSPTNLYDCKVFSMEEKKSQLYSHSAAGSSKKGNLEEVTLELASELRDRNSMKQRESFESSFITGTHDPSKENSYSAKFVQNTGSNVKSLDASILEGFYCGGKGDTTSSVESSSDVFSVDVTGLLGDVRNIADSTETENIKIFESDNVDEGNIEYRQIDGTHNVENVNVNIVETIDIDVEGEADNKSADAINVDPLIFFEKEKVDRDDSINDMGRVESFVGSVTDVWEADVDNEQSCISDTESHVDIIDNFYLFLPSSVEIDVNTVNECKTGETRKSLACNGFPESVKHDAAALSTSESKIEKLDPVVNVVEYNEVLENNIEIKPVPQQVTLLEAQAILNDSTVAPG, from the exons ATGGTTGAGCCTGTGGCTGAACCTGTGGTGGAGCTTGTGGGTGAACCTGTGGTGAAGCTTGTGGTTGAACCTGTGGTGGAGCCTTTGGTTGAACCTGTGGTGGAGCCTTTGGTTGAACCTGTGACTGAACCTTTGCTGCAGCCCATGGTGGAACCTATGGGGAACCTTGTGGTGGAGCCAATGGTTGAGCCTGTGTCTGAACCTGTGGTGGAGCTTGTGGGTGAACCTGTGGTGAAGCTTGTGGTTGAACCTGTGGTTGAACCTGTGGTAGAGCCTGCCATTGAACCTGTGGTGAAGCCCATGGTGGAACCTGTGGTGGATCCTGTGGTTGAATCTGTGGTGAAGCTTGTGGCTGAACCTGTGGCTGAACCTGTGGTTGAACCTTTGGTGGAGCCTGTAGTTGAACCTGTGGTGGAGTCTGTGACTGAACCTTTGCTGCAGCCCATGGTGGAACCTATGGGGAACCTTGTGGTGGAACCAATGGTTGAGCCTGTGGCTGAACCTGTGGTGGAGCTTGTGGGTGAACCTGTGGTGAAGCTTGTGGTTGAAGCTGTGGTGAAGGCTGTGGTTGAACCTGTAGTTGAACCTGTGGTGGAGCCTTTGGTTGAACCTGTGGTGGAGTCTGTGATTGAACCTTTGGTGCAGCCCATGGTGGAACCTATGGGGGACCTTGTGGTGGAGCCGATGGTTGAGCCTGTGGTGGAGCTTGTGGGTGAACCTGTGGTGAAGCTTGTGGTTGAACCTGTGGTGGAGCTTGTGGTTGAACCTGTGGTAGAGCCTGCCATTGAACCTGTGGTGAAGCCCATGGTGGAACCTGTGGTTGAACCTGTGGTGAAGCTTGTGGCTGAACCTGTGGTTGAACCTATGGTGGAGCTTGTGGTCCATCCTGTGGTTGAGCCTGTGGTTGAACTTCTGATGGAGCTTGTGGTTGAAGCTGTGGAGCCTGTGATTGAACCTGTTGTGGAGTCTGTGGTTGAATCTATGGTGGAGGCTGTGGTTGAACCTGTGATGGAGCCTGTcgttgaacctgcagtggagTCTTTCGTTGAACCTGTGATGGAGCCTGTGGTTGTACCTGTGGTGGAGCTTGTTGTTCAACCTGTGGTTGAGTCTTTGGTTGAACCTGTTGGGGAGCCTGTGGTTGAACCTGTGGTTGAACCAGTGGGGCAGACTGTGGTTGAACCTGTGGTGGAGCTTGAGGTTCAACCTGTGGTAGAGTCTTTGGTGGAATCTGTGATGGATTCTGTGGTTGAGAGTGTGTTTAAACCTATCGTCGAACCTTTGGTGGAGCCTGTAGTTGAAACTGTGCTGCAACTTGTGATTGAACCTGTGGTTGAACCTGTGGTGGAGTCTGTGACTGAACCTTTGCTGCAGCCCATGGTGGAACCTATGGGGAACCTTGTGGTGGAGCCAATGGTTGAGCCTATGGCTGAACCTGTGGTGGAGCTTGTGGGTGAACCTGTGGTGAAGCTTGTGGTTGAACTTGTGGTGGAGCCTGTGGTTGAACCTGTGGTGGAGCCTGTGGTTGAACCTGTGATTGAACCTTTGGTGCAGCCCATGGTGGAACCTATGGGGAACCTTGTGGTGGAACCAATGGTTGAGCCTGTGGCTGAACCTGTGGTGGAGCTTGTGGGTGAACCTGTGGTGAAGCTTGTGGTTGAACCTGTGGTGGAGCTTGTGGTTGAACCTGTGGTAGAGCCTGCCATTGAACCTGTGGTGAAGCCCATGGTGGAACCTGTGGTGGAGCCTGTGGTTGAACCTGTGGTGAAGCTTGTGGCTGAACCTGTGGCAGAGCCTGTGGTTGAACCTTTGGTGGAGCCTGTAGTTGAACCTGTGGTGGAGTCTGTGACTGAACCTTTGCTGCAGCCCATGGTGGAACCTATGGGGAACCTTGTGGTGGAACCAATGGTTGAGCCTGTGTCTGAACCTGTGGTGGAGCTTGTGGGTGAACCTGTGGTGAAGCTTGTGGTTGAACCTGTGGTGAAGCTTGTGGTTGAACCTGTGGTAGAGCTTGTGGTTGAACCTGTGGTAGAGCCTGCCATTGAACCTGTGGTGAAGCCCATGGTGGAACCTGTGGTGGAGCCTGTGGTTGAACCTGTGGTGAAGCTTGTGGCTGAACCTGTGGCGGAGCCTGTGGTTGAACCTTTGGTGGAGCCTGTAGTTGAACCTGTGGTGGAGTCTGTGACTGAACCTTTGCTGCAGCCCATGGTGGAACCTATGGGGAACCTTGTGGTGGAACCAATGGTTGAGCCTGTGGCTGAACCTGTGGTGGAGCTTGTGGGTGAACCTGTGGTGAAGCTTGTGGTTGAACCTGTGGTGGAGCCTGTGGTTGAACCTGTGGTGGAGGCTGTGGTTGAACCTGTGGTGGAGCCTTTGGTTGAACCTGTGGTGGAGTCTGTGATTGAAACTTTGGTGCAGCCCATGGTGGAACCTATGGCGGACCTTGTGGTGGAGCCGATGGTTGAGCCTGTGGCTGAACCTGTGGTGGAGCTTGTGGGTGAACCTGTGGTGAAGCTTGTGGTTGAACCTGTGGTGGAGCTTGTGGTTGTACCTGTGGTGGAGCCTGTGGTTGAACCTGTGGTGGAGCCTGTGGTTGAAGCTGTGGTGGAGTCTGTGGTTGAACGAATGGGGAAGACTGTGGTTGAACCTGTGGGGGAGCTTGTGGTTCAACCTGTCGTGGAGCCTATGGTTGAACTTGTGCCAGTTGTTGAACCTATGGTGGAGCCTTTGGTTGAATATGTGGTAGAGCCTGGTCTTGAACCTGTGGTTAATTCTGTGGTGGAGTTTGTATTTGAACCATTGGTGGAACTTGTGTTTGAACCTGTGGTGGATTCTATGGTGGAGCTTGTGGCTGAACCTGTGGTTGAACGTATGATAGAGTCTGTGGTAGAATCTATGGTTGAACCTGTGGTGGAGTCTGTGGTTGAATCTGTGGTGGAGCCTGTGGTTGAACCTGTGGTGGAGCCTGTGGTTGAACCTGTGGTGGAGCCTGTGGTTGAACCTGTAGTAGAGCCTGTGGTGGAGCCTGTAGCTGAATCTGTGGTGGATCTTGTGGCTGAAACTGTTAAGCCAGTGGTTGAACCTGTGATGGAGTTTGTGGCTGAACCTGTTGTGGAGCATGTGGTTGAACCTGTGGTGGACCCTGTGGTTGAGCCTTTTGTGGATTCTGTGGTTAAACCTTTGGTTGAACCTGTGATGGAGTCTTTGGTTGAACCTGTGGTGGAGTCTGTGGTTGATCCTGTGGTGGAGTCTGTATTTGAACCTGTGGTGGATTCTTTGGTTGAACCTGTGCTGAAGTCTGTAGTTGAACCTGTGGTGGAGTCTGTGGCTGAACCTGTGATGGATTCATTGGTTGAGATTGTGTTTGAACCTGAGGTGGTGTCTTTGGTTGAACCTGTAGTAGAGTATGTGGTAGAACATGTGGTGGAGCCTGTGATGGAGGCTATGGTGGATTCTGTGGTTGAGATTGTATTTGAACCTCTGGCAGAACCTATGGTGGAGCCTGAGATTGAACCTTTGGTGGAGTTTATGGTTGAACCTCTGGTTCAACCCATGGTTGAACCTTTGTTGGAGTTTGTGGCTGAAGCTCTGGTGGAGCCTGTGGTTGAGATTTTGTTAGAACCTATGGTGAGTTCTGGGGTTGAACCCTTGGTGGAGCCTATAGTTGAACCTTTGGTTGAGCTTGTGGTTGAACCTCTGGTGGATTCAGTGGTTGAGATTGTTCTTGAACCTGTGGTGGGTTCTGTGGTGGAGTCTCTGGTTGAACCTGTGGTTGAAACTGTAGGGGAGCCTGTGGTTAAACCTGTGGAGGAGCCTGTGGCTGAACCTGTTATGGATCTTGTTGAACCTGTGGTGGATCCTGTTTTTGAACCTGTAGTTGAACCTGTGGTGCAGCCTGTGGCTGAACCTATGGAAGAGCCTATTGTTGAACCTGTGGTGGAGCCTGTGGTTGAATCTCTGGTTCAACCTGTGGTTGAACCTATGGTGGATCCTGTTGTTGAACCTGTGGTGTATCCTGTTGTTGAACCTCTGTTGGAGCCTCTGGTTCAACCTGTTGGTAAACCAGTGGTGGAGCCTGTGGTTGAACCTGTGGTGGATCCTGTTGAAcctgtggtggagccagtggtTAAACCTGTTTTGGAGCCTGTGGTGGATCCTTTGGTGGAGCCTGTGGTTGAACCTGTTTTGGAGTCTGTGATTGAACCTGTGGTGGAGCCTGTGATTGAACCTGAGTTGGAGCCTGTGATTGAACCTGAGTTGGAGCCTGTAGTTGAACCTGTGGCAGAGCATGTGGTTGAACCTGTGGTGGAGCTTGTGGTTGAACCTGTGTTGGAGCCTGTGGTTGAACCTGTGTTGGAGCCTGTGGTTGAACCTGTGGTGGAGCTTGTGGTTGAACCTGTAGTGGAGCTTGTGGTTGAACCTGTGATGGAGTATGTGGTTGAACCTATGATGGAGCCTGTGGTTCAACCTGTGGTGGAGCCTGTGGTGGAACCTGTGTTGGACCCTGTTTTTGAACCTGTGGTAGAGCCTGTGGTTGAACCTATGATGGAGAATGTGGTTGAACCTGTGGTGAAGCTTGTGGTTGAACCTGTGGTGGAGCCTGTGGTTGAACCTGTGTTGGAGTCTGTGGTTGAACCTTTGGTGGAGCCTGTGGTTGAACCTGTGGTAGAGCTTGTGGTTGAACATGTGGTGGATCCTTTGGTGGAGCCTGTGGTTGAACCTGTTTTGGAGCCTGTGGTTGAACTTGTGATGGAGTCTGTGGTTGAACCTATGATGGAGCTTGTGGTTGAACCTGTGGTGGATCCTATGGTGGAGCCTGTGGTTGAACCAGTGGTTGAACCTATGATGGAACCTGTGGTTGAACCTGTGATGGAGCCTGTGGTTGAACCTGTGGTGGATCCTTTGGTGGAGCCTGTGGTTGAACCTATGATGGAGCATGTGGTTGAACCTGTGGTGGAGCTTGTGGTTGAACCTGTGGTGGATCCTTTGGTGGAGCCTGTGGTTGAACCTGTGTTGGAGCCTGTGGTTGAACCTGTGGTAGAGCTTGTGGTTGAACCTGTGGTGGATCCTTTGATGGAGCCTGTGGTTGAACCTGTGATGGAGCCTGTGGTGAATCCTTTGGTGGAGCCTGTGATTGAACCTGTTTTGGAACTTATGGTTGAACCTGTGTTAGAGCCTGTGGTTGAACCTGTGATGGAGCCTGTGGTTGAACCTGTGGTGGATTCTGTGAATGAGATTGTGTTTGAACCTGTTGTTGAATCTTTGGTGGAGCCTGTCATTGAGCCTGCGGTGGAACCTATGGTTGAACCTGTTGTGGATTACGTGAGTGAGATAGTGTTTGAACCTGTGGTGGATCCTGTGGTTGAACCTGATGTTGAAACTGTGGTGGAGCCTGTGGATATACctatgatagtggtggttgctGAACCTGTGTTGGAGCCTGTAGTGGATTCTGTGGCTGAGATTGTTTTTGAACCTGTGGTTGAACCTGTGATGGAGTCTCTGGTTGAACCTGTGGTGGAGCCTGTGGTTGAACGTGTGATGGAGCCTGTGGTTAAACCTGTGGTAGATCCTATGTTTGATCTTGTGGTGGAGCCTGTTGTTGAACCTTTGGTAGAGCCTTTGGTTGAATCTGAGGTAGAGCTTATTTTTGAACCTGAGGTAGAGCCTGTGTTTGAATCTGTGGTGGAGCTTGTTGAACCTGTGGTAGAGCCTCTTGTTCAACCTGTGGTGGAACCACAGGTTGAACCTGTATTTGAATCTCTGGTGGAGTTTGTAATTGAACATGAGGTGGAGCCTGTGGTGGAACCTGTGGTGGAGCTTCCAGTTGAACCTGTGTTGGAGGCTGTAGTTGAACCTTTTTTTGAACCTGTGGTGGAGTCTGTGATTGAACCTGTGATGAATTTTGTGGTTGAACCTGTGGTGGAGCTAGTGGTCGAATCTGTGGTAGAGCCTTTAGTTGAACAAGACATTGAGCCTTTGGTTGAGCCTCTCTGTGGAAAAGAGGTTGAGCTTGTGGTTGAAGGTGATATGGGGTTAGTTTTTGAGCCTGATAAGGAATCAATGTATGACCCCAGTAAGGAGTGTATGGTAGAAACTGAGATTGAGTTTTTGGTTGAACATGATGTTGATGCATCGAAACATGAAATTGAATTTGAGGTTGAGTCGTTTGTTGAGTTTGAACTAGAGAGTGTTTCTGACATTGGTTTTGAGTCAGTTGTACAATCTATGGATGAAGTAGTATTTGAACCTAACATTGAGTCTTTATTTGAGTATAAAGGAGATCCTCTGGCTGAGTTTGAATATAAAGATGTTAAAGCTGAATCTGATTATCATTCTGTTATAAAAAATGACTCAGACTCTTTGCTTGAAGGTATAGTTGGATCTGTAGTTGAAGGAGAGGATGGATCTGTGGAAGAAGTTGAGAATGATTTTAGAATTCAACCTGAGATTATTGTGATGGAACTTGTTGAGTGTGGGAATGAACAAAAGATTATGCTTGTTGAATCTGACAATGAATCTTTTGTTGAATCTGAAATTATGTTTGTTAATAAACCCAAGATTGAGACTGAAAGTGAATTAAAGGATAAATCTGTGGTTGAAACTGAGAGTGAACTGAGAGGGGTTGGACTGCAGGATGAATCAGTTGTTAATTTGGAAGTAGAATTTGATATACATGAGAGAAAGTATattgatgaaaaagatattggtTATGAACCCATACCAATGGCTGACGAATATTTTTACCCACTGTGCAATATTAATTCCTCAAATTACATAGATCTGGATCCCATATATACTATAAGAGTAAACTTAAATTCCTCAAAGACTTTTGAAGATTTTTCTGAAACTGTTGACTATGTAGAAAGATTAATGGGGTCAACACATGAGTGTCAAGAGGTGCACATTGTAAAAAAGAATTTACTGGGGGTATCTTATTATCAGGTAGTGATTGGTCAGTCTCCTACAAACCTTTATGACTGTAAAGTGTTTagtatggaagaaaagaaaagtcaacTCTATAGTCATTCTGCAGCTGGAAGTTCCAAGAAGGGAAACTTGGAAGAAGTAACTTTAGAGCTTGCATCTGAGTTGAGGGACAGAAATTCTATGAAGCAGCGAGAGAGTTTTGAGTCGTCATTTATTACAGGAACTCATGATCCCAGTAAAGAGAATTCCTATTCAGCTAAGTTTGTACAGAATACTGGAAGTAATGTTAAAAGTCTTGATGCTTCAATTTTGGAAGGTTTTTATTGTGGAGGAAAGGGTGATACCACTAGCAGTGTTGAGTCATCTTCTGATGTGTTTTCAGTTGATGTTACTGGTTTACTTGGAGATGTTAGAAACATTGCTGATAGTACAGAAACTGAAAATATTAAGATTTTTGAGTCTGATAATGTTGATGAAGGAAATATTGAGTACAGGCAAATAGATGGCACACATAATGTGGAAAATGTAAATGTTAACATTGTTGAGACAATTGATATAGATGTTGAAGGTGAAGCTGATAATAAGTCTGCTGATGCCATTAATGTTGATCCGTTGATTTTttttgagaaagagaaagtagataGGGATGATAGCATCAATGATATGGGCAGAGTTGAATCCTTTGTTGGAAGTGTTACTGATGTTTGGGAAGCTGATGTGGACAATGAACAGTCTTGTATTAGTGATACTGAGTCACATGTTGACATTAttgataatttttatttatttttgccaaGCAGTGTAGAGATTGATGTCAACACTGTAAATGAATGTAAGACTGGTGAGACTAGAAAATCATTGGCTTGTAATGGTTTTCCAGAGTCAGTGAAGCATGATGCAGCAGCACTCTCAACTTCAGAGAGTAAGATAGAGAAATTAGACCCTGTAGTTAATGTTGTAGAGTACAATGAAGTGCTTGAGAATAATATTGAAATTAAACCAGTGCCTCAGCAAGTAACTCTGCTGGAGGCACAAGCAATATTGAATGATAGTACAGTAGCACCAGG GTGA